In Clarias gariepinus isolate MV-2021 ecotype Netherlands chromosome 9, CGAR_prim_01v2, whole genome shotgun sequence, a single window of DNA contains:
- the nkx2.7 gene encoding NK2 transcription factor related 7 codes for MLASPVTSTPFSVKDILNLEQQHVFTQQGFSGPEQDAAPLQSLQFQCMHSALSRSLELLYSPDKPAFSPGEQSKCPLSADDFGSCGSPTEEETDHQRSNSGACEIEESSCTDSKAEDAPGDRSKPRSRRKPRVLFSQTQVFELERRFKQQRYLSAPEREQLAAVLKLTSTQVKIWFQNRRYKCKRQRQDKSLELAGHPLPPRRVAVPVLVRDGKPCLGGSHAPPYNVAVGSYPYNNYYNSYGNTPYACNFSGMPSFTTNSTQIPNHIVDMNLSMGGADGALGQQGHFQTTLTGIRAW; via the exons ATGCTTGCCAGCCCGGTCACCTCGACGCCTTTCTCGGTTAAGGATATCTTAAACCTGGAACAGCAGCATGTGTTTACGCAGCAGGGGTTTTCGGGCCCAGAGCAGGACGCCGCTCCGCTCCAGTCTTTGCAGTTTCAGTGCATGCACAGCGCACTCAGTCGGAGCCTGGAGCTGCTTTACAGCCCGGACAAACCCGCCTTCAGTCCCGGGGAACAGAGTAAATGCCCGCTAAGTGCAGATGACTTCGGCTCCTGCGGCTCTCCGACAGAAGAGGAGACAGATCATCAACGCTCTAATTCAG GTGCATGTGAAATAGAGGAGTCGAGCTGCACTGACAGTAAAGCGGAAGACGCTCCGGGAGACAGGTCGAAGCCGCGCTCTCGCCGGAAACCGCGCGTGCTCTTCTCCCAGACTCAGGTGTTCGAGCTGGAGCGGCGTTTCAAGCAGCAGCGCTACCTGTCCGCGCCGGAGAGAGAGCAGCTCGCCGCCGTGCTCAAGCTCACCTCCACACAGGTCAAGATCTGGTTTCAGAACAGGAGGTACAAGTGCAAGCGGCAGAGACAGGATAAAAGCTTGGAGCTGGCCGGTCACCCGCTGCCCCCGCGCAGAGTGGCGGTTCCGGTGTTAGTGCGAGACGGAAAGCCGTGTCTCGGCGGAAGCCATGCACCGCCCTATAACGTCGCAGTCGGCTCGTATCCGTACAACAACTACTATAACAGTTACGGAAATACTCCTTACGCCTGTAACTTTAGCGGGATGCCTTCGTTCACCACCAACAGCACGCAAATCCCTAATCACATAGTAGATATGAACCTCAGCATGGGCGGTGCTGATGGAGCTCTCGGCCAGCAAGGACACTTTCAGACCACCTTAACCGGAATCAGAGCTTGGTGA